One part of the Pristis pectinata isolate sPriPec2 chromosome 17, sPriPec2.1.pri, whole genome shotgun sequence genome encodes these proteins:
- the mzt2b gene encoding mitotic-spindle organizing protein 2 isoform X2, whose protein sequence is MAIPQQAGIPGLDAQQSLLATVSGNVQKYAVKKKKVLNAEELELYELTQAAGVVMDQEVFKIIVDLLKMNVAPLAVFQMLKAMCAGHKIAEVSSTETPSTTTQSSLADSREHSFISAKSSKIPALSFSSALRSPRLGTKIVVYNPADACSPLSQVRNKSNTAISGSQTQTERSTTREGCSQRMPRQPSATRVPKGSGTGKTTGSGSSSHTTSSQ, encoded by the exons ATGGCCATACCACAGCAGGCTGGAATACCTGGCCTAGATGCACAGCAGTCTCTCTTGGCCACAGTCAGTGGAAATGTACAGAAATATGCAGTCAAGAAGAAGAAGGTCCTCAATGCAGAAGAGCTGGAGCTGTACGAGCTTACACAGGCAGCTGGCGTTGTTATGGACCAGGAAGTGTTCAA AATAATTGTGGATCTGTTGAAGATGAATGTGGCTCCATTGGCAGTTTTCCAGATGCTGAAAGCTATGTGTGCAGGACACAAAATTGCAGAGGTATCCTCAACTGAAACGCCATCCACAACAACACAGAGCAGCTTGGCAGACTCCAGAG AGCATTCGTTTATCTCCGCAAAGAGCAGTAAAATCCCAGCACTCTCCTTTTCTTCTGCCCTTCGATCTCCAAGACTAGGCACTAAGATTGTGGTCTACAACCCTGCTGATGCTTGCTCACCTCTCTCTCAAG TGAGAAATAAATCCAACACTGCTATCAGTGgttcacagacacagacagagcGAAGCACCACCCGTGAAGGATGCAGCCAGCGTATGCCGCGCCAACCGAGTGCTACCAGAGTGCCCAAGGGCAGTGGTACTGGGAAAACTACTGGAAGCGGCAGCAGCTCACACACAACATCTAGCCAGTAG
- the mzt2b gene encoding mitotic-spindle organizing protein 2 isoform X1, with amino-acid sequence MAIPQQAGIPGLDAQQSLLATVSGNVQKYAVKKKKVLNAEELELYELTQAAGVVMDQEVFKIIVDLLKMNVAPLAVFQMLKAMCAGHKIAEVSSTETPSTTTQSSLADSREHSFISAKSSKIPALSFSSALRSPRLGTKIVVYNPADACSPLSQGPPGSFQFSCCLFSPFSVRNKSNTAISGSQTQTERSTTREGCSQRMPRQPSATRVPKGSGTGKTTGSGSSSHTTSSQ; translated from the exons ATGGCCATACCACAGCAGGCTGGAATACCTGGCCTAGATGCACAGCAGTCTCTCTTGGCCACAGTCAGTGGAAATGTACAGAAATATGCAGTCAAGAAGAAGAAGGTCCTCAATGCAGAAGAGCTGGAGCTGTACGAGCTTACACAGGCAGCTGGCGTTGTTATGGACCAGGAAGTGTTCAA AATAATTGTGGATCTGTTGAAGATGAATGTGGCTCCATTGGCAGTTTTCCAGATGCTGAAAGCTATGTGTGCAGGACACAAAATTGCAGAGGTATCCTCAACTGAAACGCCATCCACAACAACACAGAGCAGCTTGGCAGACTCCAGAG AGCATTCGTTTATCTCCGCAAAGAGCAGTAAAATCCCAGCACTCTCCTTTTCTTCTGCCCTTCGATCTCCAAGACTAGGCACTAAGATTGTGGTCTACAACCCTGCTGATGCTTGCTCACCTCTCTCTCAAGGTCCCCCTGGTTCCTTCCAGTTTTCTTGCTGCCTGTTCTCACCCTTCTCAG TGAGAAATAAATCCAACACTGCTATCAGTGgttcacagacacagacagagcGAAGCACCACCCGTGAAGGATGCAGCCAGCGTATGCCGCGCCAACCGAGTGCTACCAGAGTGCCCAAGGGCAGTGGTACTGGGAAAACTACTGGAAGCGGCAGCAGCTCACACACAACATCTAGCCAGTAG
- the mzt2b gene encoding mitotic-spindle organizing protein 2 isoform X3 produces MAIPQQAGIPGLDAQQSLLATVSGNVQKYAVKKKKVLNAEELELYELTQAAGVVMDQEVFKIIVDLLKMNVAPLAVFQMLKAMCAGHKIAEVSSTETPSTTTQSSLADSRVRNKSNTAISGSQTQTERSTTREGCSQRMPRQPSATRVPKGSGTGKTTGSGSSSHTTSSQ; encoded by the exons ATGGCCATACCACAGCAGGCTGGAATACCTGGCCTAGATGCACAGCAGTCTCTCTTGGCCACAGTCAGTGGAAATGTACAGAAATATGCAGTCAAGAAGAAGAAGGTCCTCAATGCAGAAGAGCTGGAGCTGTACGAGCTTACACAGGCAGCTGGCGTTGTTATGGACCAGGAAGTGTTCAA AATAATTGTGGATCTGTTGAAGATGAATGTGGCTCCATTGGCAGTTTTCCAGATGCTGAAAGCTATGTGTGCAGGACACAAAATTGCAGAGGTATCCTCAACTGAAACGCCATCCACAACAACACAGAGCAGCTTGGCAGACTCCAGAG TGAGAAATAAATCCAACACTGCTATCAGTGgttcacagacacagacagagcGAAGCACCACCCGTGAAGGATGCAGCCAGCGTATGCCGCGCCAACCGAGTGCTACCAGAGTGCCCAAGGGCAGTGGTACTGGGAAAACTACTGGAAGCGGCAGCAGCTCACACACAACATCTAGCCAGTAG